One stretch of Novosphingobium pentaromativorans US6-1 DNA includes these proteins:
- a CDS encoding type-F conjugative transfer system protein TrbI, with protein sequence MKNILATHSLRGRMGAVNWTAVALGLSMVGSALWGVWATDKLLALDKREVVTVQLSRIMGDFIEAEARAGRPPEETKMRVQAYLQAVEASVEHLGREGRTVLVAEAVVAGSTPDLTEAVRADVARRVGAIPDARR encoded by the coding sequence GTGAAGAACATATTGGCAACACATTCCCTGCGCGGCCGCATGGGTGCGGTGAACTGGACCGCCGTCGCGCTCGGTTTGAGCATGGTTGGCTCGGCGCTCTGGGGCGTCTGGGCCACCGACAAGCTGCTCGCGCTCGACAAGCGCGAAGTGGTGACCGTGCAGCTGAGCCGCATCATGGGCGACTTCATCGAAGCCGAAGCGCGCGCAGGCCGACCGCCCGAAGAAACCAAGATGCGCGTCCAGGCCTACCTCCAGGCGGTCGAAGCCTCGGTCGAACATCTGGGCCGCGAGGGCCGCACGGTCCTTGTCGCCGAAGCGGTGGTGGCCGGCAGCACGCCTGATCTCACCGAAGCCGTGCGCGCCGATGTCGCGCGCCGCGTGGGAGCCATTCCCGATGCGCGCCGCTGA
- a CDS encoding S26 family signal peptidase, producing the protein MRAADLVLHSPTGRRLALWAGLGAAALALTSLAAFSKDHALMINASPSLPYWAIWLDRGALPQRGEIILFDPPASPLLERHFGKKPKPFGKKVSGMPGDIVTEKERSFFVNGRKVAVAKRASRFGEPLALGPTGVVPQGCYFVTTAHKDGFDSRYAAIGWICARRILGVGRPIL; encoded by the coding sequence ATGCGCGCCGCTGATCTTGTCCTCCACTCGCCAACCGGGCGGCGCCTCGCGCTGTGGGCAGGGCTTGGCGCGGCAGCGCTTGCGCTCACCTCGCTCGCCGCTTTCTCGAAGGACCATGCCCTGATGATCAACGCCAGTCCGAGCCTGCCTTACTGGGCGATTTGGCTCGATCGCGGCGCGCTGCCGCAGCGCGGCGAGATCATCCTGTTCGATCCGCCCGCCTCGCCGCTGCTCGAAAGGCACTTCGGCAAGAAGCCCAAGCCGTTCGGCAAGAAGGTGAGCGGAATGCCCGGCGACATCGTGACCGAGAAGGAGCGCAGCTTCTTCGTCAATGGCCGCAAGGTTGCGGTAGCCAAGCGCGCAAGCCGTTTCGGCGAGCCGCTGGCGCTCGGTCCGACAGGCGTGGTGCCTCAAGGCTGCTATTTCGTCACCACCGCGCACAAGGACGGCTTCGACAGCCGCTATGCGGCGATCGGGTGGATCTGCGCCAGGCGCATTCTCGGGGTCGGGAGGCCGATCCTGTGA
- the traW gene encoding type-F conjugative transfer system protein TraW yields MTPLRAAPFLVAGLLMAAPASARDYGQQGTVWSVIEPDLLEQIHARLTHLEKTGETAKLGEELKRRTIARVNRPEPVAGIDSAAAARSWRFDPTISVERDIADDKGRVIVAAGTRVNPLDTVPLRVPLVFLDGDDPEQLAWATRRYASTRAKLILVRGAPLELMKARQRRFYFDQGGNLVKHFGIRAVPATVEQQGRVLIITEQPVRPKERASS; encoded by the coding sequence GTGACACCGCTGCGCGCCGCCCCATTCCTCGTAGCCGGTCTTCTGATGGCCGCGCCGGCAAGCGCCCGCGACTACGGCCAGCAAGGCACGGTCTGGTCCGTGATCGAGCCTGACCTGCTCGAGCAAATCCATGCGCGTCTCACCCATCTCGAGAAGACCGGCGAGACGGCCAAGCTGGGCGAGGAGCTGAAGCGGCGCACGATCGCGCGGGTCAACCGCCCTGAGCCGGTCGCGGGGATTGATTCGGCGGCGGCGGCGCGCAGCTGGCGTTTCGATCCGACGATCAGCGTCGAGCGCGACATTGCCGACGACAAGGGCCGGGTGATCGTGGCGGCCGGAACACGAGTCAATCCGCTCGACACCGTACCGCTGCGTGTGCCGCTCGTCTTCCTCGACGGCGATGATCCTGAGCAGCTTGCCTGGGCAACCCGGCGCTATGCCAGCACCAGGGCCAAACTCATCCTCGTGCGCGGCGCGCCGCTCGAACTGATGAAGGCCCGCCAGCGCCGCTTCTATTTCGACCAGGGCGGCAACCTCGTGAAGCACTTCGGCATCCGCGCCGTGCCCGCAACCGTCGAGCAGCAGGGCCGCGTGCTCATCATCACCGAGCAGCCGGTTCGACCCAAGGAGCGTGCATCGTCATGA